A single Paraburkholderia sp. FT54 DNA region contains:
- a CDS encoding AAA family ATPase yields MTTAMVKQEIAVASFSRVYDLDQVETALNDLGEGANEALRATYEKMLKTGNLRFCVKPNRMPSIDDLIDALPNFSTPLDDIRKQVALCLETEDRLELMPILLLGDPGIGKTHFAKQLARLLGTAYQYVAMSSLTAGWILSGASSQWKNAKPGKVFDALVNGSYANPVIAVDEIDKATGDSQYDPLGALYALLEHDTAQTFIDEFAEVPINAGHVIWIATANDERSIPEPILNRMNVYEIPPPDRDGARRIAQAIYGEIRCAHNWGLRFPEVLGDDALDALMRASPREMRRAILNGFGAARIDGRDHVEAGDIRLDYGNRRKPIGF; encoded by the coding sequence ATGACAACTGCAATGGTCAAACAGGAAATCGCCGTGGCGTCTTTCAGTCGGGTGTACGACCTCGATCAGGTCGAGACCGCGCTGAACGATCTCGGCGAAGGCGCGAACGAGGCATTGCGCGCGACATACGAAAAGATGCTGAAAACCGGCAATCTGCGCTTCTGCGTGAAGCCGAACCGCATGCCGTCGATCGACGATCTGATCGACGCGCTGCCCAACTTTTCCACGCCACTCGACGACATCCGCAAACAGGTCGCCTTGTGTCTCGAGACAGAAGACCGGCTCGAGCTGATGCCGATCCTCCTGCTCGGCGACCCCGGCATCGGCAAGACTCACTTTGCCAAGCAGTTGGCGCGCCTGCTCGGCACCGCGTATCAATATGTGGCGATGAGTTCGCTGACGGCTGGCTGGATTCTGTCGGGCGCCTCGTCGCAATGGAAGAACGCGAAGCCGGGCAAGGTGTTCGATGCGCTCGTGAACGGCAGCTATGCGAACCCGGTGATCGCCGTCGACGAAATCGACAAGGCCACTGGCGATTCGCAATACGATCCGCTCGGCGCGTTGTACGCGCTGCTGGAGCATGACACGGCGCAGACCTTCATCGACGAATTCGCCGAGGTTCCGATCAATGCCGGGCATGTGATCTGGATTGCCACGGCGAACGACGAGCGCTCGATTCCCGAGCCGATCCTGAACCGGATGAACGTGTACGAGATTCCTCCGCCGGATCGCGACGGCGCGCGCCGTATCGCGCAGGCAATCTACGGCGAGATCCGCTGCGCGCACAACTGGGGACTGCGCTTTCCCGAGGTGCTCGGCGACGACGCGCTCGATGCGCTGATGCGGGCATCACCGCGTGAAATGCGCCGGGCGATCCTTAATGGGTTCGGCGCGGCACGGATCGATGGACGCGATCATGTTGAAGCCGGTGACATTCGCCTGGACTACGGAAACCGGCGAAAACCCATCGGTTTCTAA